A genomic stretch from Bosea sp. F3-2 includes:
- a CDS encoding sodium-translocating pyrophosphatase, giving the protein MSALPLIIILSALSIAYGIWAYGDVMKRDAGNQRMQEISGAVAEGAQAYLKRQYLTISMVGVVVFVVLSYLLGKWVGIGYLIGAVLSGAAGFIGMNVSVRANVRTAQAAMKSLGDGLDVAFKAGAVTGMLVAGLALLGVAVYYGILTSYLGFEPSSRTVIDSLVALGFGASLISIFARLGGGIFTKGADVGADLVGKVEAGIPEDDPRNPATIADNVGDNVGDCAGMAADLFETYAVTLVATMVLAAIFFAGQPVLGTMMLYPMAIGAACIVTSIIGTFFVKLGANQSIMGALYKGFIAAGVLSVGAIAAVNYLMFGGFSASFTTVQGVSFSSGKLFGCALVGLAVTLCIVVITEYYTGTGKRPVVSIAQASVTGHGTNVIQGLAVSLEATAAPVIVIVAGIIIAYGLAGLFGIAIATTAMLALAGVVVALDAFGPVTDNAGGIAEMAGLPKEVRSSTDALDAVGNTTKAVTKGYAIGSAGLGALVLFAAYTSDLNYFVAEANKAGASNYQYFKGVTVDFTLSNPYVVVGLLLGGLIPFLFGGIAMTAVGRAAGSVVEEVRRQFREKPGIMEGTERPDYGRAVDMLTRAAIKEMVIPSLLPVLAPVVTFFVINAIAGKNQAFAAVGAMLLGVIVTGIFVAISMTSGGGAWDNAKKSFEDGFVDKNGVRHMKGSEAHKASVTGDTVGDPYKDTAGPAVNPAIKITNIIALLLLAILAHS; this is encoded by the coding sequence ATGTCAGCTCTGCCTCTCATCATCATATTGAGTGCGTTGTCGATAGCCTACGGCATCTGGGCCTATGGCGACGTGATGAAGCGCGATGCCGGCAACCAGCGCATGCAGGAGATCTCCGGCGCGGTGGCCGAAGGCGCGCAGGCCTATCTCAAGCGCCAATATCTCACGATTTCCATGGTCGGAGTGGTGGTCTTCGTGGTGCTGTCCTATCTGCTCGGCAAATGGGTCGGCATCGGCTACCTGATCGGTGCCGTGCTCTCCGGCGCGGCCGGCTTCATCGGCATGAACGTCTCGGTCCGCGCCAATGTACGCACGGCCCAGGCGGCGATGAAGTCGCTGGGTGACGGGCTCGACGTCGCCTTCAAGGCGGGCGCCGTCACCGGCATGCTCGTCGCCGGCCTCGCGCTGCTCGGCGTCGCCGTCTACTACGGCATCCTGACCTCCTATCTCGGCTTCGAGCCCTCCAGCCGCACGGTGATCGATTCGCTGGTGGCGCTGGGCTTCGGCGCCTCGCTGATCTCGATCTTCGCCCGTCTCGGCGGCGGCATCTTCACCAAGGGGGCCGATGTCGGCGCCGACCTCGTCGGCAAGGTCGAGGCCGGCATCCCGGAAGACGACCCGCGCAATCCTGCGACCATCGCGGACAATGTCGGCGACAATGTCGGCGACTGCGCCGGCATGGCGGCCGACCTGTTCGAGACCTATGCGGTGACGCTGGTTGCAACCATGGTGCTCGCGGCGATCTTCTTCGCCGGCCAGCCGGTGCTGGGCACGATGATGCTCTATCCGATGGCGATCGGTGCGGCCTGTATCGTCACCTCGATCATCGGCACCTTCTTCGTCAAACTCGGCGCCAACCAGTCGATCATGGGCGCGCTCTACAAGGGCTTCATCGCCGCCGGTGTGCTCTCCGTCGGCGCGATCGCGGCGGTCAATTATCTGATGTTCGGCGGCTTCTCGGCCTCCTTCACCACCGTGCAGGGGGTCAGCTTCTCCTCGGGCAAGCTCTTCGGCTGCGCGCTGGTCGGCCTGGCCGTCACGCTCTGCATCGTCGTCATCACCGAATACTACACCGGCACCGGCAAGCGCCCGGTCGTCTCGATCGCCCAGGCCTCGGTCACCGGCCATGGCACCAACGTCATCCAGGGCCTTGCGGTCTCGCTGGAGGCGACGGCGGCGCCGGTCATCGTGATCGTCGCCGGCATCATCATCGCCTATGGCCTCGCCGGTCTGTTCGGCATTGCCATCGCCACCACCGCCATGCTGGCGCTGGCCGGCGTGGTCGTGGCGCTCGATGCCTTCGGCCCGGTCACCGACAATGCCGGCGGTATCGCCGAGATGGCGGGCCTGCCCAAGGAGGTGCGCAGCTCCACCGACGCGCTCGATGCGGTCGGCAACACGACGAAGGCGGTCACCAAGGGCTATGCGATCGGCTCGGCTGGCCTCGGTGCGCTAGTGCTCTTTGCCGCCTACACCTCGGACCTGAACTACTTCGTCGCCGAGGCCAACAAGGCGGGCGCCAGCAACTACCAGTACTTCAAGGGGGTCACGGTCGATTTCACCCTGTCGAACCCCTATGTCGTCGTCGGCCTGCTGCTCGGCGGTCTCATCCCCTTCCTGTTCGGCGGCATCGCCATGACGGCGGTCGGCCGCGCCGCCGGCTCGGTGGTGGAGGAGGTGCGCAGGCAGTTCCGTGAAAAGCCCGGCATCATGGAAGGCACTGAGCGGCCCGATTACGGCCGCGCCGTCGACATGCTGACCCGCGCCGCGATCAAGGAGATGGTCATACCCTCGCTTCTGCCGGTCCTGGCGCCGGTCGTGACCTTCTTCGTCATCAACGCCATCGCCGGCAAGAACCAGGCCTTCGCCGCCGTCGGCGCCATGCTGCTGGGCGTCATCGTCACCGGCATCTTCGTCGCGATCTCGATGACCTCGGGCGGCGGCGCCTGGGACAACGCCAAGAAGAGCTTCGAGGATGGCTTCGTCGACAAGAACGGCGTGCGCCATATGAAGGGCTCCGAAGCGCATAAGGCCTCGGTCACCGGTGACACCGTCGGCGACCCCTACAAGGACACGGCGGGCCCCGCCGTGAATCCCGCAATCAAGATCACCAACATCATCGCTC
- the allE gene encoding (S)-ureidoglycine aminohydrolase: MTNRAFPPATGRVPPGAIGHNRGVVRSNYAFMPPEGVLISRLPQYKDTIVRVLAAPVLGAAFAQYVLEIAPGGGTLAAFSEDSVQHFFYVLSGEVALSIDGAAAQGMAPGGFAYLPPATPFTLRNESGEPVRVLALRKRHEPAPSLTVPEPILSHQDAVPMTNHTGKEGRGFQFLLPYGDMRFDFEMNLMWFKPGVCFPAVETHVMEHGLYMLEGQGLYLLGEEWHEIWAQDFIWMGGYCPQQFYPTGHDDACYLLYKNVNRDVAL; the protein is encoded by the coding sequence ATGACCAATCGCGCATTTCCGCCCGCGACCGGCCGCGTGCCGCCGGGGGCGATCGGCCATAACCGCGGCGTGGTGCGTTCCAACTACGCCTTCATGCCGCCGGAAGGCGTTCTGATCAGCCGCCTGCCGCAATACAAGGACACCATCGTCCGCGTTCTCGCTGCGCCGGTCCTCGGAGCCGCCTTTGCCCAGTATGTTCTCGAGATCGCGCCGGGCGGCGGAACGCTGGCTGCGTTCAGCGAAGACAGCGTCCAGCACTTCTTCTACGTCTTGTCGGGCGAGGTCGCTCTGTCGATCGATGGCGCTGCGGCACAAGGGATGGCGCCGGGCGGCTTCGCCTATCTGCCGCCGGCCACGCCGTTCACGCTGCGCAACGAGAGTGGCGAGCCCGTCCGAGTCCTTGCGCTCCGCAAGCGCCATGAGCCCGCGCCTAGCCTGACGGTGCCCGAGCCGATCCTGTCGCATCAGGACGCTGTGCCGATGACGAATCACACCGGCAAGGAAGGGCGCGGCTTCCAGTTCCTGCTGCCCTATGGCGACATGCGATTCGATTTCGAGATGAACCTGATGTGGTTCAAGCCGGGAGTCTGCTTCCCGGCAGTCGAGACGCATGTCATGGAGCACGGCCTCTACATGCTGGAAGGGCAGGGGCTCTACCTGCTCGGCGAAGAATGGCACGAGATCTGGGCGCAGGATTTCATCTGGATGGGCGGTTATTGCCCGCAGCAATTCTATCCGACCGGCCACGACGACGCCTGCTATCTGCTCTACAAGAACGTCAACCGCGACGTTGCGCTTTGA
- a CDS encoding MFS transporter, translated as MNQHVPVLDGDRLAKRNALVLAGAQALGGANPAIIVSLGGIVGAQLVADKAFATVPVSLLQLGIAVGVIPAAMVMRRIGRRSGYLIGALVGATGASLAAGGATLRLFWLFCLGTFVCGLYGSFVQSYRFAAADTASDEFRPRAISWVMFGGLAAGIIGPQSVYWTRDLTPSAPFAASFLAQGALALIAILIVSRLRAPRVGAVRSGGGRPLGEIMRQPKFIASVTASLVAYGLMSFVMTAAPMAMVACGHSVGDAALGIQWHVLSMFGPSFFTGRLIARFGKGTITSVGLVLTALAAVVGLTGLSVGHFWLALILLGLGWNFGFIGATALVTDCYRPEERVKVQAANDFLVFGSVAIASFSAGGLLSHGGWDSVNWLVFPPVAIALAMVAWARLQRPAVA; from the coding sequence ATGAACCAGCATGTTCCGGTCCTCGATGGCGACAGGCTCGCGAAGCGCAACGCGCTGGTCCTTGCCGGTGCGCAGGCGCTCGGCGGTGCCAACCCCGCGATCATCGTTTCGCTCGGCGGCATCGTCGGTGCGCAGCTGGTGGCCGACAAGGCCTTCGCCACGGTGCCGGTCAGCCTGCTCCAGCTCGGCATTGCCGTTGGCGTGATTCCGGCTGCGATGGTGATGCGCAGAATCGGGCGGCGCAGCGGCTACCTGATCGGCGCACTCGTCGGCGCGACGGGAGCAAGCCTCGCCGCCGGCGGTGCGACGTTGCGCCTGTTCTGGCTGTTCTGCCTCGGCACCTTCGTCTGCGGGCTCTACGGCTCCTTCGTCCAGAGCTATCGCTTCGCCGCCGCCGATACGGCGAGCGATGAGTTTCGGCCTCGCGCCATTTCCTGGGTGATGTTCGGCGGTCTTGCGGCGGGCATCATCGGGCCGCAATCGGTCTACTGGACGCGCGATCTCACACCGTCCGCGCCTTTTGCCGCGAGCTTCTTGGCGCAGGGTGCTCTGGCTCTGATCGCCATCCTGATCGTCTCCCGCCTGCGTGCCCCACGGGTCGGGGCGGTTCGTTCCGGCGGGGGGCGCCCGCTCGGCGAGATCATGCGTCAGCCGAAATTCATCGCCTCGGTCACGGCTTCGCTGGTCGCCTATGGGCTGATGAGCTTCGTCATGACGGCCGCGCCGATGGCGATGGTTGCCTGCGGCCATTCGGTCGGCGATGCCGCGCTCGGCATCCAGTGGCATGTGCTCTCAATGTTCGGGCCGAGCTTCTTCACCGGCCGGCTGATCGCCCGCTTCGGCAAGGGCACGATCACCTCGGTCGGCCTTGTCCTGACGGCGCTCGCCGCCGTCGTCGGCCTCACCGGCCTCAGCGTCGGCCATTTCTGGCTCGCGCTGATTCTGCTCGGCCTCGGCTGGAATTTCGGTTTCATCGGTGCAACCGCGCTGGTCACCGATTGCTACCGGCCGGAAGAGCGGGTGAAGGTGCAGGCCGCTAACGACTTCCTCGTCTTCGGCTCGGTCGCCATCGCCTCCTTCTCGGCCGGCGGCTTGCTCAGCCATGGTGGTTGGGACAGTGTGAACTGGCTCGTCTTCCCGCCGGTGGCCATCGCGCTGGCGATGGTGGCTTGGGCGCGTCTCCAGCGCCCGGCCGTCGCTTGA
- the thiL gene encoding thiamine-phosphate kinase, protein MSGTSRPGEFELIARYFAPIAGPGGLGLLDDAGLLRPGRGYEVVVTADALVAGVHFFPDDPPEAIGWKALAVNLSDLAAKGAKPEGFVLTLALPRGWTEVWLAGFVAGLARMAEAAGCPLIGGDTVSTTGPLTLSITAFGTVPAGRVVKRSGAKPGDVVLVSGSIGDGALGLKAHGPDKPGWVALLGAEDRAFLADRYLHPQPRYALAQALQRHASAAMDVSDGLVGDLAKLLKASGAGAEIDLDSVPLSPAARAALMADPALAELAWTGGDDYEILCTASEGEYPALITAAEEIMLPLTLIGRITAEAGVVTYSEKGGARSFAQGSFSHF, encoded by the coding sequence ATGTCCGGAACCTCCCGCCCCGGCGAGTTCGAGCTGATCGCTCGCTATTTCGCGCCGATCGCCGGGCCGGGTGGCTTGGGTCTCCTCGACGATGCCGGGCTGCTGCGGCCCGGCCGCGGCTATGAGGTCGTCGTCACGGCCGACGCGCTCGTCGCCGGCGTCCACTTCTTCCCGGATGACCCGCCCGAGGCGATCGGCTGGAAGGCGCTTGCCGTCAATCTCTCCGATCTCGCCGCCAAGGGCGCCAAGCCCGAAGGCTTCGTCCTGACGCTCGCCCTGCCGCGCGGCTGGACTGAAGTCTGGCTCGCCGGCTTCGTGGCCGGCCTCGCCCGCATGGCCGAAGCGGCGGGTTGCCCGCTAATCGGTGGCGATACCGTCTCGACGACGGGGCCGCTCACCCTGTCGATCACCGCCTTCGGCACGGTTCCGGCAGGACGGGTGGTCAAGCGCTCGGGAGCGAAGCCGGGCGATGTCGTGCTCGTCTCCGGCAGCATCGGCGATGGCGCGCTCGGCCTGAAGGCGCATGGCCCGGACAAGCCGGGCTGGGTCGCCCTGCTCGGCGCGGAAGACCGGGCGTTCCTCGCGGACCGCTATCTGCATCCGCAGCCGCGCTACGCGCTCGCGCAGGCGCTGCAGCGCCATGCCTCCGCCGCGATGGACGTCTCCGATGGGCTTGTCGGCGATCTCGCCAAGCTGCTGAAGGCCTCCGGCGCCGGCGCAGAGATCGATCTCGATTCCGTCCCGCTCTCGCCTGCGGCCCGCGCCGCGCTCATGGCCGATCCCGCGCTGGCGGAACTGGCCTGGACCGGCGGAGACGACTACGAAATTCTCTGTACGGCATCGGAAGGGGAATATCCTGCTCTGATTACGGCGGCGGAGGAGATCATGCTTCCGTTGACGCTCATCGGACGGATCACCGCCGAGGCCGGCGTAGTGACATATAGCGAGAAGGGCGGGGCGCGCAGCTTCGCGCAAGGCTCCTTCTCCCATTTCTGA
- the nusB gene encoding transcription antitermination factor NusB, translating into MSRAEKRRGARLSVVQALYEMEVGGRGVVEAMAEFEAFWIGKEVEEIELPQAEIAFFRDVLGGVVREQRVVDRTVDDLLAKNWPLKRVEAVVRAVLRAGAYELAFRKDVPARAVISEYVAVARAFYEGEEIGMVNAVLDRMARDFRADEFDAPAA; encoded by the coding sequence ATGAGCCGGGCCGAGAAGCGGCGCGGCGCGCGGCTCTCGGTCGTGCAGGCGCTCTACGAGATGGAAGTCGGCGGCCGCGGCGTCGTCGAGGCGATGGCCGAGTTCGAGGCCTTCTGGATCGGCAAGGAGGTCGAGGAGATCGAGCTGCCGCAGGCCGAGATCGCCTTCTTTCGTGACGTGCTGGGCGGCGTCGTCCGCGAGCAGCGCGTGGTGGACCGCACGGTCGATGATCTTCTCGCCAAGAACTGGCCGCTGAAGCGGGTCGAGGCCGTGGTGCGCGCGGTCCTGCGCGCGGGCGCCTATGAGCTCGCCTTCCGCAAGGACGTGCCGGCGCGTGCCGTCATTTCCGAATATGTCGCGGTTGCACGCGCTTTCTACGAGGGCGAGGAGATCGGCATGGTCAACGCCGTGCTCGACCGCATGGCCCGCGACTTCCGCGCCGACGAGTTCGACGCTCCGGCGGCCTGA
- the ribH gene encoding 6,7-dimethyl-8-ribityllumazine synthase — translation MAGPRQTSADKAATLAVEIDGARVLVVEARFYDKLADELLAGAVAVLEEAGCRVDVVTVPGALEIPSAIVIGLRAADEAVDPYEAVVALGTVIRGETGHYDIVAGESSRALMDLSVAFALPLGNGILTVENEPQAWARANRADMNKGGGAAEAALAVLRYKRSLAEQSQ, via the coding sequence ATGGCCGGACCCCGGCAGACCTCGGCCGACAAGGCCGCAACTCTGGCCGTCGAGATCGACGGCGCCCGCGTCCTCGTCGTCGAGGCGCGTTTCTACGATAAGCTCGCCGATGAGTTGCTCGCCGGCGCCGTGGCGGTGCTGGAAGAGGCCGGCTGCCGCGTCGATGTCGTCACCGTTCCCGGCGCGCTGGAGATCCCCTCCGCCATCGTCATCGGCTTGCGCGCCGCCGACGAGGCTGTCGATCCCTATGAGGCCGTCGTGGCGCTCGGCACCGTCATCCGTGGCGAGACCGGTCATTACGACATTGTCGCCGGCGAGAGCTCGCGCGCGCTGATGGACCTCTCGGTCGCCTTCGCGCTGCCGCTCGGCAACGGCATCCTGACCGTCGAGAACGAGCCGCAGGCCTGGGCCCGCGCCAACCGCGCCGACATGAACAAGGGTGGCGGCGCGGCCGAAGCGGCGCTGGCCGTCCTGCGCTACAAGCGCTCCCTGGCGGAGCAATCGCAATGA
- a CDS encoding riboflavin synthase, which produces MFTGIVTAIGEVVEVERKGPSLKRFAIACPYDAEGIAIGASIACAGVCLTVTALKPRTDGAPGCLFQVEAAAETLAKTVVGDWVPGTQINLERSLKVGEELGGHLVTGHVDGVARILKIDAIEADPDEPWGATARFHIRAPQDLARFIATKGSVCLDGTSLTVNSVEGDVFTVLLIPHSFAVTTWGQRKEGDPVHLEVDLMARYAARLAEARPQG; this is translated from the coding sequence ATGTTCACCGGCATCGTCACCGCCATCGGCGAGGTCGTGGAGGTCGAGCGCAAGGGGCCGAGCCTCAAGCGCTTCGCCATCGCCTGCCCCTATGATGCAGAAGGCATCGCGATCGGCGCCTCGATCGCCTGTGCCGGCGTCTGCCTGACGGTCACGGCGCTCAAGCCCCGCACGGATGGCGCGCCCGGCTGCCTCTTCCAGGTCGAGGCCGCGGCGGAGACGCTGGCAAAGACGGTTGTCGGCGATTGGGTGCCCGGAACGCAGATCAATCTGGAGCGCTCGCTCAAGGTCGGCGAGGAACTCGGCGGCCATCTCGTTACGGGGCATGTCGATGGCGTTGCGCGCATCCTTAAGATCGACGCGATCGAGGCCGATCCGGACGAGCCCTGGGGCGCGACGGCGCGCTTCCACATCCGCGCGCCGCAGGATCTCGCCCGCTTCATCGCGACCAAGGGCTCGGTCTGCCTCGATGGCACCTCACTGACCGTCAACTCCGTCGAGGGCGACGTCTTCACCGTTCTGCTCATTCCGCACTCCTTCGCGGTCACCACCTGGGGGCAGCGCAAGGAGGGCGATCCCGTCCATCTCGAGGTCGATCTGATGGCGCGCTACGCCGCACGGCTTGCGGAGGCGCGCCCGCAAGGGTAA
- the ribD gene encoding bifunctional diaminohydroxyphosphoribosylaminopyrimidine deaminase/5-amino-6-(5-phosphoribosylamino)uracil reductase RibD translates to MTDRSAVDRAFMAQALAYGARNLGATWPNPSVGAIVTRDTHDGPVVVARGLTQPGGRPHGEAHAFSRAGAASMGGTLYVTLEPCSHRSLRGGIPCVEHTILSGVKRVVSAMSDPNPFIAGLGHALLRTAGIEVVVGVLEDQARRAHRGHVLRITQGRPMVTFKIARTADGYAGGEGGTPIAVSSPVAGGWVHLQRAHHDAIMLGVNSVLSDDPQLTVRLPGLAERSPIRVILDTHLRLPLASKLARTAREVPVWVIAAETAPVEPEEALVAAGVEVMRVSVGADGHLDLREALNLLGTRGITRVFSEGGPRIGEKLALAGLADEVIVSTSPKTLGQPGVVAVRPGLAGLLADPDLYALAETGLIGQDRFEHFVRRG, encoded by the coding sequence ATGACTGATCGCAGCGCGGTCGACCGCGCCTTCATGGCCCAGGCGCTCGCCTATGGCGCCCGCAATCTCGGCGCGACCTGGCCGAACCCCTCTGTCGGCGCCATCGTCACACGCGACACCCACGATGGGCCGGTCGTTGTCGCCCGTGGCCTGACCCAGCCCGGCGGGCGGCCGCATGGCGAGGCGCATGCCTTCTCCCGAGCCGGGGCTGCGTCGATGGGCGGCACGCTCTACGTCACGCTGGAGCCCTGCTCGCATCGCTCGCTGCGTGGCGGCATCCCCTGCGTCGAGCACACCATCCTGTCGGGCGTGAAGCGGGTCGTTTCGGCGATGTCGGACCCCAACCCCTTCATCGCAGGGCTGGGGCACGCGCTGCTGCGCACGGCCGGCATCGAGGTCGTCGTCGGCGTCCTCGAAGACCAGGCCCGGCGGGCGCATCGCGGCCATGTCCTGCGCATTACGCAGGGGCGGCCGATGGTGACCTTCAAGATCGCCCGCACGGCAGACGGCTATGCAGGCGGGGAAGGGGGCACGCCCATCGCCGTGTCCAGCCCGGTCGCGGGCGGCTGGGTGCATCTGCAGCGCGCCCATCACGATGCGATCATGCTCGGCGTCAATTCGGTGCTCTCGGACGACCCGCAGCTCACCGTGCGCCTGCCCGGTCTGGCCGAACGCTCGCCCATCCGTGTCATCCTCGACACGCATCTGCGCCTGCCGCTTGCTTCGAAGCTCGCGCGCACGGCGCGCGAGGTGCCGGTCTGGGTGATCGCGGCCGAGACCGCGCCGGTCGAGCCTGAAGAGGCGCTGGTCGCGGCCGGCGTCGAGGTCATGCGGGTATCGGTGGGAGCCGACGGCCATCTCGATCTGCGCGAGGCGCTGAACCTGCTCGGCACGCGCGGCATCACCCGCGTCTTCTCGGAGGGGGGGCCGCGCATCGGCGAGAAGCTGGCGCTGGCCGGCCTCGCGGATGAGGTGATCGTCTCGACCTCGCCAAAAACGCTGGGGCAGCCCGGCGTCGTTGCCGTGCGTCCGGGACTTGCCGGCCTGCTGGCCGACCCCGATCTATACGCCCTTGCTGAGACCGGGCTGATCGGTCAGGACCGTTTCGAGCATTTCGTGAGGAGAGGCTGA